TGACGTCGACGTCGTCCAGGGCGACGACGCCGCCGAAGGAGCGGCGCAGGCCGCGGGCGTCCAGCTGGGCGCCGGTGTCGGCGGGCGCGGTCGGCCTCTGCGGGTCCTCCGCCGGTGCGGCGGTGTCGGCCGGGGGTGGGGTGGGCAGCAGCCGATCGGGCACCGGCACGCTGGTCCGCGACACGATGCCGCGGGGCAGCACCCGGATCGCGACGATGATCAGCCCGCCGTAGATGTAGCTGCTGAGCGCCGGGTGGCCGGACAGCAGGATCGGCAGGATGCCGACGATGGCCGCCCCGAGCACCGGACCGGAGCGGGTGCCGGGGCCGCCGAGGACCACCATGATCAAGAACAGCACCGACAGGTGGACGTCGAAGAAGTCCGGCGTGATCGCGGTGGACAGGTAGCTGAACATCGCCCCGCCGAGCGCGCCGACGCCGGTGCCCAGGGCGAACCCGGCGACCTTAGCCGGGTACACGGCGATGCCGAGGGCCGCGGCGCCCAGCTCGTCGGCCTTGATCGCCAGCGCGGCCCGGCCGAAGTGGGACAGCCGCAGCGCGGAGGCGCCCAGGTAGACGACCAGGGCCAGGGCCAGGGTGGCGAAGAACAGCTCGCCGGCGCCGGCGTCGTCCATCCCCCACACCAGCGGGGCGCGGATGCCGAGCACGCCGCCGACCCCGCCGGTGATGTCGAGACCGCGGGCGGCGTCCTGGACGACGAAGGTCAGGCCGAGGGACACCATGGCCAGGCCGATGACGCCCAGCCGGCCGGCGGGCAGCCCCATCACCGCGCCGGCTGCGGTGCCGACGACCAGTGCGGCGGCCAGCCCGATGACGACCGGCGCGTCGAGGGTCGTGGTCAGGATGGCGCTGGTGTAGGCGCCGACGGCGAAGGCGGCGCCCTGGCCGAGGGACAGCTGCCCGAACAGGCCGGCGGGGACGTTCAGGCCGATCGCGGCGATGCCGTACAGCAGGGCGAGGGACAGCAGGTACGTCTCGTAGGAGGCGACGCCCAGGACCGCGCCGGCGACGCCGATGGCGACCGCGGCCAGCGGCCCGTGGACGATCGGGTCGGCCAGTCGACGGCGCGCGTGCACCCCTCAGACCTCCCGCAGCGTGGTGCCGCTGAACAGGCCGGTGGGGCGGACCAGGTAGAAGAGCAGGAAGCAGCCGAAGACGACGGCGTTCACCCACACCGCGCTCAGGTGGTACGCGGTCGCCTGGATGACGAACCCGACGACGTAGGCGCCGATGTACCCACCGGTGATGTTGGCCAGCCCGCCGATCGCGGCGGCGACGAAGCCGATGAACACCAGGCCGAAGCCGGTGTGGGGCTCGACCAGGAAGATCGGGGCGACGACCAGGCCGGTGACCGCGGCGACCAGGGCGGAGATCATCAGCGCGATCCGCGACATCCGCGTCGGGGAGATGCCGATCATGCGGGCGCCGTCGGCGTCCTCGGCGACCGCGGTCAGCATCCGCCCCAGGTCCGTGCGGTCGTACAGCCAGGTCAGGGCGATCAGCACGACCACGGCGGCGACGATCACCAGCAGCCCCTGGGGGCTCAGCCGCGCCCCGGCCACCTCGAGCGGCTGGCGGGGCAGGGCGATCGGGAAGGACTGCACCTGCCCCTCGAAGGGGGCGAACGCGGCCTGCTGCAGGATCAGGCTGACGCCCAGGGTGGAGAGGATCCAGGGGTACTGGCCGGGCTGGCCGATGAAGGGCCGGATGGCGACGACCTCCTCGACCAGCACCAGCGCCACCGGGACGACGACCGCGGCCACGAGCGCCACCCAGGCCGGCCAGTCGAGGATCGTGTAGCTGACGAGCGCGGCCATCGGTGCCCAGACGATCAGCTCGCCGTGGGCGAAGTTCAGCACCCGGGTGGTGCGCTCGACGACGTTGAAGCCGGTGGCGACCAGCGCGTACACGCTGCCTGAGACCAGGGCCGGGATGACCAGGAAGTTGATGAAGTCCATGTGGCGCTGGTCGCCCCGTCCTAGTCGAACAGACCCTCAGGTGCCGCGCAGGTGCCCTGGCACTGCTGGCCGGCGTTGAAGCCCGACAGCTGGTCCAAGGTGATGCCGACGTGGTCGTCGGGTGTGTAGGTCCGCGTGCCGCGGGTGACCTGGAAGGGCTCGCCGCTCTCGAGGGCCTCGCGGATCGCCTCGGGGTCGGTGGAGCCGGCCCGGTCGATGGCCTCGGCGAGGATGAACACGCCGTCCGCCCACAGCGAGGCGTTCAGGTGCTCGCCCTGCAGCTTCTCCTCGCCGAACATCTGGCCGAAGCGGTCGAAGAAGGCCTGGGTCAGGTCGGTCGTCTCGGGGCCGGGGGTGCCGGGCTCGTCGGAGAGGAACGCCAGGGGGATCGGCACGCCGACGGCCTGGGCCAGGGTCTCCTCCCCGACCGATTCGCGGACGCCGGCCTCACCGATGACCGCAGGGGCGGTGGTCGGGACCTCCCAGCCGAGGGTCTCGAGGCCCTGGAGGGTGCGGACCAGACCGGGTCCGAGGCCCCAGTACATCAGGCCGGTCGCGCCGGCGTCCTGCAGCTGGTTCAGCTGACCGGTGACGTCGGTGGCGTTCGGTGGGAAGTTGACGACGGCGACGGCCTCTGCGCCCTCCTCGGCGAGCAGGGCCTCAGCGGCCTCGGCGGCCTCCTGCCCGAAGGCGCCGTCCTCGTAGATGATGCCGATCTCCTCGACGCCGGCGGTGTCGAGCAGGTACTGCGCGGCGGTGCCGACGTTCAGGTCGCCGGACTCGCCGGTGCTGAACGCCCACGGGTTGGCGCCGGCCTCCCAGATGGAGTTGGCGGTGGCGGAGGTGAGGGTGGGGATGCCGGCCTCGTCGATGATCGGGGCCTCGGCCAGGAACTCGCCGGACAGCGACGAGCCGATGATGCCGACGACGCCGTCCTGGATCAGCTGGCGCGCGCCGCTGGCGGCCTGGGTCGGGTCGCCCGCGGTGTCGACGGTCTGCAGCTCGAGGGGACGACCGTCGAGGACGCCGCCCTGGGCGTTGACGTGCTCGACGGCGGCGGTGGCCCCGTCGGTGAACAGCTGGCCCAGGGCCGCGGTCGGCCCGGTCAAGGTGGGCAGCAGGCCGATCACGATCGGCTCGCCGTCGGCAGGGTCGTCGGCGTCGTCGTCGGCGCCCTCTCCCCCGGTCGCGCCCGTGTCGTCGGCAGCGTCGGTGGGCTCGGCCTCGTCATCGGCGGGTTCGGTGTCGGCCTCGTCCTCGGCTTGTGCCGTGTCGCCCGCGGTGTCGTCCGGGTCAGCCGCGGCGGGCGCGTCGGCGTCGTCGCCGCCGCAGGCCGCCAGGCCGAGGGCCAGCAGCAGCACCGCCATGGCGGCGATCAGTCGCGTGGGAGTGTGGGCTCGGGACCCGGGGGTCCTCCATGTGATGCCTCGCACCTGCGTCCCTCCTGGAGCCCGCGGGCTCCGATCAACAATCGGCTCTATCTTTATAAACTTATAAGGATGGCGGAGGCGTGGTCAACCCCGACCGTCGCGCAGGGCGGCGATGCGCGCGATGTGCGCCGCCGAGCGCATGGACGCCCGTTCGGCGGTCACGCCGAGCTCGATGGCCGGCCACCCGGCCAGCAACTGCGTGTTGAGGGTGCGCTTGGTGTCCTGCACCGCCTGGGGGGGCAGGTCCGCCAGCCGGCGGGCCAGGTCCATCGCCTCGTCCAGCACCTGGTCGGCCGGGACGACGCGGTTGGCCAGTCCGTGGCGGGAGGCCTCCTCGGCCGGCAGGCGTCGCCCCAGGAAGAGGAACTCCTTGGCGATGTGCATGCTGGTCAGGGACGGCCACAGCGCGCCCCCGTCGCCGGCGACCAGGCCGACGGCGACGTGGGGGTCGGCCAGGTGGGCGTCGGCGGACATGACGACGATGTCGCTCATCACCGTCAGGCTGCAGCCCAGTCCGACCGCGGGACCGTTGACCGCCGCGACGACGGGCAGCGGGAAGCCGAGCATGGCCGTGATCAGCGCGGCCGCACCGGCCGCGGCGTCGGATGCCCTCGCGTCGCTGGCGTTGATCTCCGCGATCCAGTCGAAGTCCCCGCCCGCGCTGAACGCGCTGCCGGCGCCGGTCAGCACCACGGACCGGGCCTCGGCGTCAGCGGCCAGCCGACCCCAGACGGCGACCAGGCCGTCGTGCATCGCCTCGTCCACGGCGTTCAGGTGCTCGGGGCGCTGCATCGTCACGACGCGGACGGGCCCGTCGGCGCGGACCTCGACCTCGGGGGGCAATTCGTCGTACATCCGAGTCATCCTCTCCATCGGGTTGCTGTTACTTTATAAAGATTATAGATTCGAGCCAAGCGGCATCGGTGAGCGACAGCAGGAGGCAGCGCGTGGCAGGGGACACCCACGACGAGCTGCGGTCCCGCATCCGCGCGTGGTGTGCAGAGCACGTGCCGCGCGACTGGCGGCGGACCCAGGCCGGGGTGTCGCGGGACGACTACGTCGCGTTCCAGCAGGACTGGCTGGCCCGGCTCGAGGCCGGCGGCTGGGCGGTCCCCCACTGGCCGGCGGCGTGGGGCGGCGGGTACTCCCCCGCCGAGCAGGCGGTCATCTTCTCCGAGCTCGCGCGGGCCGACGCGCCGCGCCTGTCCCTCCACTTCATCTCCCTGCACCACGCGGCGGCGACGCTGCTGCACGGCGGCTCGGGGGAGCTGCAGGAGCGCCACCTGCCGGCCATCCGCGCCGGTGAGGTGTGGTGTCAGGGGTTCAGCGAGCCCGGCGCCGGGTCGGACCTCGCGTCGTTGCGCACCCGGGCGGAGCGCCACGGCGACGTGTACGTCGTCAACGGCCAGAAGACGTGGGCCAGCATGGCGATGTACGCGGACTGGTGCCTGCTGCTGGTCCGGACGGATCCCGACGCGCCGACGCGCCACGGCATCACCTACCTGGTCATGGACATGCGGGCGGACGGGGTGGAGGTGCGGCCGATCCGCCAGGCCACCGGTGAGGAGCACTTCTGCGAGGTGTACCTGGACGATGTCGAGGTGCCGGTCGCCAACCGGATCGGACCCGAGGACGAGGGATGGCGGGTCGCCCAGACCACGTTGAACTCCGAGCGGGCGGCGACGATGGTCGAGCTGGCCGAGCGGTTGGCGCTCGGGTACGGCTGGCTGGTGGACCTGGCCCGGTCGTCGCCGATGCCGGGTGGGGGGTTGCCGGGTGGCGGGTCACAGGGTGGCGGGTCGCTCCTCGACGATGCGCTGGTCCGTGATCGCTTGGGCGGGTTCGCCGCGGAGGTGGAGTCCCTGCGGCTGCTGGTCGGCCGGGCGGTGTCCGATGACCTGACCGATGCCCAAGCCGGCGCGCTGGCCTCGATCGTCAAGCTGACCTACAGCGAGCTGCTGCAGCGGCTGATGGACTTCGGGACGTCGGTCGCCGGGCTGGGTGCGCACCTCGAGACCGACCGCCCCGCCAGCGGGGGGTGGGAGTCCGGTGCGTGGCTGCTCGACTTCATCGCCTCGTGGGAGTGGACCATCCCCGGCGGGACCAGTGAGATCCAGCGGACGATCATCGGCGAGCGCGCCCTGGGCCTGCCACGAGAGCCGAGGGCGGCGTGATCCTCCCCGAGCTCGACGCCGACCGGCGGGCGCTGCGCGAGGTCGTGGACCAGTTCCTGGCCGAGGCGTCGTCGTCCGAGGTCGTCCACCGGGTGGTGGACGGTGGGGGTGCCGCCGCCCTCGATCGCGCGGTGGCGGAGATGGGGTGGGTCGGGATCGACGTGCCCGAGTCGTTGGGCGGCGGCGGGGCGGGGCTGTCCGAGCTCGCCGTCGTGCTGCGCGGCTGCGGGGCGGCGTCGGCGTCGACCCGGCTGCTCGGCACCGGCGTGCTGTGCGTCGGCGCTCTGCTGGCGGCCGGCTCGGACGACCAGCGCGAGCGGTGGGTGCCCCCGCTGGTCGACGGGTCGCTGGCGGGGGCCGTCGCGATGCCAGGGGTGTTCTCGTCGGGCGAGCGCGTCGCGGCGCAGGAGACGGGTGAGGGGTGGGTGCTCGACGGCACCGCGTCGTTCGTCGTGGACCTCGTCGGCGCGGACGTGGTGGTGGTGCGGGCGGTGTCGTCCTCAGCGGGTGCGGTGCTGGCAGTCGTCCAGACGGCAGCCGACGGGGTGTCGGTCGTGCACCAGCCGACGGTGGACCGGACGCGGTCGCTCGGACGCCTCGCCCTGGACGGCGTGGCCGTCGGACCGGACGCCGTGCTGGCCGTCGGGTCGACGGCGGACACCGCGATCGAGGCGCTGGTGGACCGGGTGGCGGTGGCGATGGCGGCCGATGCGGTGGGCATCACGTCGCGCGTGCTCGAGATGACCACCACGTACACCCGGCAGCGCGAGCAGTTCGGCCGCCCGATCGGGTCCTTCCAGGCGGTCAAGCACCAGGCGGCCGACGTGCTGGTCGGCCTCGAGGGCGCACGGGTCCTCCTCGACCAGGCGGCCGTCGAGGTCGGTGCGGGAGCGGCGACGGCATCGCGGACCGCGTCGATGGCGAAGGACCTCGCCTGCGGGGTCGCCGCCCGCGCGGCCGGCACGGCCATCCAGCTGCACGGCGGCATCGGCTACACCTGGGAGCACGACCTGCACATCCACCTGAAGCGCGCGAAGCTCGACGAGGCGCTGTTCGGCGACGGCCGCTGGCACCGCTCACGGGTCGTCGGCCTGCTCGGCGACGGGGGGCTGATCGGATGATCCCCTACGGACCGCTGGAGGCCGTCGACGGCATCCGCGCGGAGCTCCGCGACCTGGTCGACGCCCACGTGCCGGCGGACTTCATGGGTGCGTTCACCGACGACCCGGCGGACTTCGAGGCCGCCCAGGCGTTCTGCCGGGTGCTCGGCGAGCGACGGCTGCTGACGTTGGCGTGGCCCGCCGACATGGGCGGCCGGGACGGCACGGTGTGGGAGCAGGCCGCGCTGCGCGAGGAGATGTGGGCGGCCTTCGAGCCCCGCGGCGCGCAGTACATGGGCGTCAACTGGGTCGGACCCGCCATCGAGCGGTTCGGCACGCCGGCGCAGAAGGCGGCGCACCTGCCCCGCATCGCCGCCGGTGAGGTCGTGTGGTGCCAGGGGTTCT
This DNA window, taken from Euzebya sp., encodes the following:
- a CDS encoding ATP-binding cassette domain-containing protein, with the translated sequence MHARRRLADPIVHGPLAAVAIGVAGAVLGVASYETYLLSLALLYGIAAIGLNVPAGLFGQLSLGQGAAFAVGAYTSAILTTTLDAPVVIGLAAALVVGTAAGAVMGLPAGRLGVIGLAMVSLGLTFVVQDAARGLDITGGVGGVLGIRAPLVWGMDDAGAGELFFATLALALVVYLGASALRLSHFGRAALAIKADELGAAALGIAVYPAKVAGFALGTGVGALGGAMFSYLSTAITPDFFDVHLSVLFLIMVVLGGPGTRSGPVLGAAIVGILPILLSGHPALSSYIYGGLIIVAIRVLPRGIVSRTSVPVPDRLLPTPPPADTAAPAEDPQRPTAPADTGAQLDARGLRRSFGGVVALDDVDVTLRGGQVLGVIGPNGSGKTTLVNVLSGYYPPEAGEVRIDGTPVAVGDPVALATEGVSRTFQVPKVFGDLSVDEHLALARRGATGPPAHRERFEGLAMTFLRDTGLLDQRRATVRTLAHGTRRFLEVGMAVLRAPRLLLLDEPAAGLSAEDMALLGQLITRVAAEGVPVVLVEHHLELVHDVCDTVAVMNLGAILWSGPPAELQDSPEVREAYLA
- a CDS encoding branched-chain amino acid ABC transporter permease produces the protein MDFINFLVIPALVSGSVYALVATGFNVVERTTRVLNFAHGELIVWAPMAALVSYTILDWPAWVALVAAVVVPVALVLVEEVVAIRPFIGQPGQYPWILSTLGVSLILQQAAFAPFEGQVQSFPIALPRQPLEVAGARLSPQGLLVIVAAVVVLIALTWLYDRTDLGRMLTAVAEDADGARMIGISPTRMSRIALMISALVAAVTGLVVAPIFLVEPHTGFGLVFIGFVAAAIGGLANITGGYIGAYVVGFVIQATAYHLSAVWVNAVVFGCFLLFYLVRPTGLFSGTTLREV
- a CDS encoding ABC transporter substrate-binding protein; translated protein: MAVLLLALGLAACGGDDADAPAAADPDDTAGDTAQAEDEADTEPADDEAEPTDAADDTGATGGEGADDDADDPADGEPIVIGLLPTLTGPTAALGQLFTDGATAAVEHVNAQGGVLDGRPLELQTVDTAGDPTQAASGARQLIQDGVVGIIGSSLSGEFLAEAPIIDEAGIPTLTSATANSIWEAGANPWAFSTGESGDLNVGTAAQYLLDTAGVEEIGIIYEDGAFGQEAAEAAEALLAEEGAEAVAVVNFPPNATDVTGQLNQLQDAGATGLMYWGLGPGLVRTLQGLETLGWEVPTTAPAVIGEAGVRESVGEETLAQAVGVPIPLAFLSDEPGTPGPETTDLTQAFFDRFGQMFGEEKLQGEHLNASLWADGVFILAEAIDRAGSTDPEAIREALESGEPFQVTRGTRTYTPDDHVGITLDQLSGFNAGQQCQGTCAAPEGLFD
- a CDS encoding enoyl-CoA hydratase/isomerase family protein; translation: MYDELPPEVEVRADGPVRVVTMQRPEHLNAVDEAMHDGLVAVWGRLAADAEARSVVLTGAGSAFSAGGDFDWIAEINASDARASDAAAGAAALITAMLGFPLPVVAAVNGPAVGLGCSLTVMSDIVVMSADAHLADPHVAVGLVAGDGGALWPSLTSMHIAKEFLFLGRRLPAEEASRHGLANRVVPADQVLDEAMDLARRLADLPPQAVQDTKRTLNTQLLAGWPAIELGVTAERASMRSAAHIARIAALRDGRG
- a CDS encoding acyl-CoA dehydrogenase family protein, whose amino-acid sequence is MAGDTHDELRSRIRAWCAEHVPRDWRRTQAGVSRDDYVAFQQDWLARLEAGGWAVPHWPAAWGGGYSPAEQAVIFSELARADAPRLSLHFISLHHAAATLLHGGSGELQERHLPAIRAGEVWCQGFSEPGAGSDLASLRTRAERHGDVYVVNGQKTWASMAMYADWCLLLVRTDPDAPTRHGITYLVMDMRADGVEVRPIRQATGEEHFCEVYLDDVEVPVANRIGPEDEGWRVAQTTLNSERAATMVELAERLALGYGWLVDLARSSPMPGGGLPGGGSQGGGSLLDDALVRDRLGGFAAEVESLRLLVGRAVSDDLTDAQAGALASIVKLTYSELLQRLMDFGTSVAGLGAHLETDRPASGGWESGAWLLDFIASWEWTIPGGTSEIQRTIIGERALGLPREPRAA
- a CDS encoding acyl-CoA dehydrogenase family protein, with translation MILPELDADRRALREVVDQFLAEASSSEVVHRVVDGGGAAALDRAVAEMGWVGIDVPESLGGGGAGLSELAVVLRGCGAASASTRLLGTGVLCVGALLAAGSDDQRERWVPPLVDGSLAGAVAMPGVFSSGERVAAQETGEGWVLDGTASFVVDLVGADVVVVRAVSSSAGAVLAVVQTAADGVSVVHQPTVDRTRSLGRLALDGVAVGPDAVLAVGSTADTAIEALVDRVAVAMAADAVGITSRVLEMTTTYTRQREQFGRPIGSFQAVKHQAADVLVGLEGARVLLDQAAVEVGAGAATASRTASMAKDLACGVAARAAGTAIQLHGGIGYTWEHDLHIHLKRAKLDEALFGDGRWHRSRVVGLLGDGGLIG